The DNA window ATTCGACGCCACCACCGCTACCTTCGAGGCGGAAGTGCTGCAGAAGTCGCTGCAGACGCCGGTCCTGGTGGACTTCTGGGCGACCTGGTGCGAACCGTGCAAGACCCTCGGCCCGATGCTGGAGAAGTTGGCCGGCGAATACAACGGCGCCTTCGAGCTGGCCAAGGTCGATGTGGACAAGGAACAGCAGATCGCCGCGGCCTTCCAGATCCGTTCGGTGCCCACCGTGTTCCTGGTCAAGGGTGGACAGCTGGTGGACGGCTTCCCCGGCGCCCTGCCGGAAGGTCAGCTGCGTGAATTCCTGGCCCAGCATGGCGTTGTGCCGGCCGATGTCGGCGACGCCATTGCCGAGGACGAGGCCCCGCTCGACCCGCAGGCGCAGGTGGACGTGCTGCGCGCGCAGATCGCTGCCGAGCCGGACAAGGACGAGCTGAAGCTCGACCTGGCCCTGGCCCTGCTGCAGGTTGGCGGCGTGGACGAGGCCGCTACCCTGATCGACGCCCTGCCCGCCAACCTGGCCACCGACGACCGCGCCGTGCGTGGCCGCGCCCGGCTCTCCTTCGCCGCCGCGCTGAAGGACGCCCCGCCCGCCGAGGTGCTGGATGCGCGCATCGCCGCCGACGGCAAGGATCTGCAGGCGCGTCACCTGCGCGGCGTACAGCTGCTGCTGGCCGGCGAGGATGAAGCCGCACTGGAACAGTTCCTGGAGATGCTGCGGATCGACCGCGGCTTCCAGGAAGGACTGCCGCGCAAGGCGCTGATCGATGCCTTCAACGTCATCGCCGACGAAGACCTGGTAGGCCGCTCGCGGCGCCGGATGGCCTCCCTGCTGTTCTGAACGGCAACGGCACCGTTCAGAATCCCTGCACTGAACGCGGGCAATAATGCCCGCGATGGTGGCCTCCAGGGCCGCCACGATCCGTTCGGGGGGATGAGGTCGGGGCCATGGGGTCTTGCAGCTGCGCCCCCGCTTTGCCGGGACAGCATTCCGTGACCGTTGGCCGCTCGTCGTCTTTCATCATCCGTTTCCTGCGCACACTGTTGTGTGCCCTCTTCCTGTTGCCGGCGCTCGCCGGCGCGCAGGACTGGAACTATCGGGTCCGCCCCGGCGATACCCTGTGGGACCTGGGCGCTGCCTACCTCAAGCCGAGCGTGGGCTGGCAGCAGCTGCAGCAGCACAACCGCATCGACAATCCATACCGGCTGCCGCCGGGCGAACTGCTGCGCTTCCCGATCGGCTGGTTGCGCATCGAACCCGCACCGGCGCGGGTACTGGCCGTGCGTGGGCAGGTTGAACTGAGCGCGGCCGATGGCAGCAGCAGCCGCGCCGTGCGCGCAGGCGAAGAGCTGCACATCGGCGATGCGATCCAGACGAAGGCCGATTCCAGCATCACCCTGGAATTTGCCGACGCGTCGCGGTTGCAGCTGCGCGAATACTCACGCCTGCGCCTGGACCAGCTCAGCCGCTATGGCCGCACCGGCATGGTAGATACCCGCCTGCGCCTGCAGCAGGGCCGCGCCAGCAACCGGGTCACCCCTGCGCGCGGGCCGGCCTCTCGCTACATCATCGATGCACCGACGGCCACCAGCAGCGTGCGCGGGACCGTGTTCCGGGTCAGTGCCGGCGACGACGCCCAGACCGGTGCCACCGAAGTACTGGAAGGCAAGGTGCAGGTCGGCAACCCGCATGGCCAGCGTCTGGTGCACCCTGGCCAGGCCAGCCGCAGCGCGGGCAGCGGAACGGCACCCGAAGCGGTTTCCGGTCTGCTGCCGGCACCGCACCTGCGTGCCGATTCGACCCGCCTGGGAGCCTTGCCGGCCCAGCTCGCCTGGGAACCGGTGACGGGTGCCGATCACTACCGGGTGGAAGTCGTGCAGGCCGCAACTCCGGAAATCCTGTTGTTTGCGGCCACCACCACCGACACCGGGCTGGTGATCGGCGAGCTGCCACCGGGGGCGCTGCGCCTGCTGCTGCGCGCAGTGGATGCACAGGGTGTGGAAGGTCTCGATGCCAGCGAGGATTTCCTCCTCGGCGACCAGCCGCCACCGCCGCTGACCATTTCCCCGGTGCAAGGGCAGACGGTCAACAGCGACCGGCCGCGCTTCCACTGGAGCCAGGCGCCCGGTGCCAGCAGCAGTGTGCTGCAGGTGGCCGACGAACCGCAGTTCCTGCAGCCGCTGCGCGAGCAGAGCACCGATGGCACCGACCTGCGCCTGGGCGAGCCGCTGCCTCCCGGCCAGTACTACTGGCGGATCGCTTCGCGTGATGGCCAGGGCCATCAGGGTCGCTACGGCCAGGCACTGACGCTGCAACTGAGCAATGAACCAGTGGACCCGGCGCTACAGCCGCCCGAAGCCACCGATGGCGAGCTGACGCTGCGCTGGCAGGCGGGAAGCGATGGCCAGCGCTACCGGGTGCAGGTCGATCGTCGCGGTGATTTCAACGCGCCGCTGGTCGATAGCACCGTTGACGAACCGCAGGTCAGCCTCAAGCGCCCGTGGCGCGGCATGCTGCACATCCGCGTGCAGTACATCGACGACGACGGCCACGCAGGCCCGTTCTCGCCTGCCCAACAGGTCAAGCTGCCGTGCCGCCTGTGCTACGGCGCGGGCGGCGGTGTTCTGCTGCTGTGGCTGTTGCTGTGAGGCGCTCGCCACTGCCGTGGTCGCGACGGATCCTGCTGGCCGTGCTGGCAGGTGTAGCGACTGCGGTGGTCAGCCACGGCCAATGGCTGTGGCGGCAGGATGAGACGGCGTACGACCTGATGGTCGGCAGCTGGGATTACCGCCCCGACCCCAGCGTGCTGATCGTCGCCATCGACGAGGGCAGCCTGCAGCGGCTGGGCCAGTGGCCGTGGCCGCGCTCATTGCATGCGCGCCTCCTGGACCGCCTGACCGACGCCGGTGCCGAGCGCGTCGCGCTGGATCTCATGCTGTCCGAGCCCGACCGTCGCGATGCGCGCCAGGATGCCGAGCTGGCAGCGGCGATCCGTCGCAATGGTCGCGTGGTGCTGCCGGTGCTGGCCGCGCCGGCCGCTGGCGACCGCATGGCTGAGGAGATGCTGCCGATCCCGCTGATTGCTGCCAGCGCGGCCGC is part of the Stenotrophomonas lactitubi genome and encodes:
- the trxA gene encoding thioredoxin, producing the protein MTETTYVFDATTATFEAEVLQKSLQTPVLVDFWATWCEPCKTLGPMLEKLAGEYNGAFELAKVDVDKEQQIAAAFQIRSVPTVFLVKGGQLVDGFPGALPEGQLREFLAQHGVVPADVGDAIAEDEAPLDPQAQVDVLRAQIAAEPDKDELKLDLALALLQVGGVDEAATLIDALPANLATDDRAVRGRARLSFAAALKDAPPAEVLDARIAADGKDLQARHLRGVQLLLAGEDEAALEQFLEMLRIDRGFQEGLPRKALIDAFNVIADEDLVGRSRRRMASLLF
- a CDS encoding FecR family protein, with amino-acid sequence MGSCSCAPALPGQHSVTVGRSSSFIIRFLRTLLCALFLLPALAGAQDWNYRVRPGDTLWDLGAAYLKPSVGWQQLQQHNRIDNPYRLPPGELLRFPIGWLRIEPAPARVLAVRGQVELSAADGSSSRAVRAGEELHIGDAIQTKADSSITLEFADASRLQLREYSRLRLDQLSRYGRTGMVDTRLRLQQGRASNRVTPARGPASRYIIDAPTATSSVRGTVFRVSAGDDAQTGATEVLEGKVQVGNPHGQRLVHPGQASRSAGSGTAPEAVSGLLPAPHLRADSTRLGALPAQLAWEPVTGADHYRVEVVQAATPEILLFAATTTDTGLVIGELPPGALRLLLRAVDAQGVEGLDASEDFLLGDQPPPPLTISPVQGQTVNSDRPRFHWSQAPGASSSVLQVADEPQFLQPLREQSTDGTDLRLGEPLPPGQYYWRIASRDGQGHQGRYGQALTLQLSNEPVDPALQPPEATDGELTLRWQAGSDGQRYRVQVDRRGDFNAPLVDSTVDEPQVSLKRPWRGMLHIRVQYIDDDGHAGPFSPAQQVKLPCRLCYGAGGGVLLLWLLL